The Selenomonadales bacterium genome includes the window ATCCACCTCCTGTTAGTCTTTATCCTTGTTTCTGTTTGTGAGTAGGTTCCTCACAGATTACCATGACTCGGCCCTTACGGCGAATCAGCTTGCACTTCTCGCACATGCGCCTCACTGAAGGTTTGACTTTCACTAGATTTGCCTCCTTGCTCCGAACAAGCCTACTTATGCCGGTAGATTATTCGTCCGCGGGTTAAGTCGTAGGGCGAAAGCTCTACGGTCACGCTGTCGCCGGGCAGAATGCGAATGAAGTTAATGCGTATCTTGCCCGACACATGAGCCAAGATTCTGTGACCATTGTCTAGCTCTACTTTAAACATGGCATTAGGCAGCGCTTCGGTTACCTTGCCCTTTACCTCGATTACATCATCGCGTTTTGTCATGTAACTTCTGCTCCTCCCTTCGCTCACATCAGAGACGGGTTAGTATCTCAGGCCCGTTTGCGGTGATAGCCACGGTGTGCTCAAAGTGGGCAGAACGACCGCCGTCTTTAGTCACTACCGTCCAGTTATCCGCAAGCACTTGGGTAAGAGATCCTCCCGTATTGACCATGGGCTCAATGGCTAGCACTAGGCCGGGAGTAAGCCTAGGACCTCGCCCCGGGCGGCCGAAATTAGGCAGTTGTGGTTCTTCATGCATAGCTCGCCCGATACCGTGTCCCACAAATTCCTTGACTACGGAAAAACCATTCGCCTCGGCATGGGATTGTATAGCGTACGAGATATCGGTCAGGCGCCTGTTGACGACACATTGCAGAATGCCCTTTTCCAAGCACTCAGCCGTGACTTTAATCAAGCGAGCGGAAACTTCATCCACCGCGCCGACGGGAAAAGTCCGCGCCGCGTCGCCGTAATATCCATTGATTTCCGCGCCGATGTCAATACTAATAATATCGCCATCAGACAGCGTTTTCAAACTAGGAATTCCATGTACGACCTCATTGTTAATTGACGTACAGATACTAGCGGGATAGCCGCGGTACCCTTTAAAGGCGGGTCGTGCGCCGCGCTTTAGCATTAACTCCTCGACTAGCCAGTCGAGCCTAGCGGTGGTTACCCCGGGAGCAATGGCCTGTTCCACTGCGTCGAGTGCCTCGGCCACCACTCGCCCCGCCTCGCGCATCAGGGCGATTTCGCGGTCAGATTTGTATACAATCATCCCTTACCCCAGAAGCGCTCTCATGTTCTCGGTGACAACGTCAATTGGCAACAAGCCGTCGACAGTCTTGAGCAAGCCGCGCTGCCCATAGTACTCGATGAGTGGCGCTGTCTGTTTCCTGTAAACCGTCAGCCTGGCTCTCGCGGTCTCTTCGCTGTCGTCTGCGCGCTGGTAGAGCACTCCACCGCATAGCCCACACTTCTCACCCTCGGGTGAGGGGTGAAAAACACGGTGGTACGTCGCGCCACAGGCCTTGCACACTTGCCGACCGGTTAGGCGCCGCATCAGCTCATCCTCCGGCACTTCGATGTTGAGCACGGCTGTTAGGCACTTCCCAAGCTTTGCTAGGACCTCGTCAAGGGCGGAGGCTTGGTTTAGCGTGCGCGGAAAGCCGTCAAGTAAAAAGCCATGTGCTACGTCCGCCGCCGCCAGACGCTCCGCCACGATGCCGATAGTTACTTCGTCAGGCACCAGTTCGCCGCGTTCCATAAAGGACTTAGCGGCAAGGCCTAAGGGCGTTTGCGCCTGCAGCGCCTGCCGGAACATGTCGCCGGTAGAAATGTGGGGCACGCCAAACTCCTTAACGAGCAGGGAAGCCTGTGTGCCTTTGCCCGCGCCGGGCGCACCTAGGAGGATTACGTTCATCTCGCTCACCCCGTAGCCTACTTCATAAAGCCGCTGTAGTTACGCATGACGAGATGACCTTCGATTTGCTTCATGGTCTCAAGCGCCACACCTACCACGATGAGGAGAGCCGTTCCGCCGATGCCAATGTTCACGCGCACTACGCCGGAAAGCGCAAGCGGCAGGATAACGATAAGAGCCAAGAACGCAGAGCCTACGAGCGTCAGTCGGTTTACGACCCGGAAAAGGAAGTCCGCCGTCGTACGTCCCGGACGCACGCCGGGGATTGCCCCGCCATGCTTCTGCATGTTTTCCGCCATTTCCTTGGGGTTAAACTGCAGGAACGTGTAGAAATAGCTGAACACGAAGATAAGAAACACGTACAAGACGTTATGCAACCAGCCGCCGAACCTGAGCGCTTCCGCTATGCCTTGCACCCACTCCGCCCGCGTGAACTGGGTGATTACCTGCGGGAACATCAGGAGCGAGGAGGCAAAGATTACGGGGATAACGCCGGCTTGGTTGACGCGCAAGGGAATGTGCGTGGTCTGCCCACCATACATCTTGCGCCCGACTACGCGCTTAGCGTACTGCACAGGGATACGGCGCTGACCTTCCTGCACCCACACTACACCGGCAATGACGACTAAGGTCAGGATGCCGAGCAGAACTACAGTGAAGATGTTAAGCGTCCCCTCACGCAGGAACGCAATCAGACTCGTAAGTGTACCCGGCAACTGCGAGGCAATGTTGGCGAAGATCACAAGCGAGATGCCGTTGCCGATGCCTTTCTCGGTAATCATTTCGCCTAACCACATAACCACTGTCGCGCCGGCCGTAAAGCTGATGGCCGTCAGCAAGTAACTCAGGTGCCCAGCCGCGAGTGCGCCTTCGTTAGCTAACCCGACCGAAGTGGCATAGCCTTGGACAAAAGCTAGGATTACCGTGCCGTAACGCGTGTAACTATTAAGCTTCTTGCGTCCCTCTTCGCCCTCTTTGGCTAGGGCCTCCCAGCTCGGAATAATCACTTGCAGGAGGCTAACGATAATGCTCGACGTAATGTAGGGGCCAATCGTCAGCGTAAAAATAGAGAGGTTCGCTAATGCACCGCCGGAGATGACGTCTAACAGCCCGAACAGGCCGCCTTGGCCCTCCATAAACTGCGTCATAGCGAGGCGGTCGGCTCCTGGGACCGGGATGAAGTTGCCGAAGCGTATGATGAGGAAGATGCCGAGCGTGTACATAATGCGCTTGCGCAGGTCCTCAATGCGCCATAGGTTACGTAAGCTCGCGAGCACCTATATCACCTCAACCTGTCCGCCAGCGGCAGCTATTTTCTCGGCAGCCGACTTGCTAAAAGCAGTAGCCCTAACCGTAAGGGACTTAGTTATTTCGCCCATGCCGAGAATCTTGACGCCGTCGAGGGGGTTCTTCACAAGACCCGCCGCCATAAGCGACTCTAGCTCAACGACGCTCCCGGCAGGAAACACCTCAAGGTCCTGCACATTAACTAAGGCAAAGAACGTTTTCCATTTATTATTAAACCCGCGCTTTGGCAATCTCCGGTATAGAGGCATCTGACCGCCTTCAAACCCCGGACGTACGCCGCCGCCGGCACGCGCCCACTGTCCCTTGCTACCGCGACCGGAAGTCTTGCCGAGTCCCGAGCCGTGGCCACGGCCGACGCGCTTGCGCACCTGACGGGAGCCCTCTGCCGGCTGTAGATTGTGGAGTTTCATTTTTGCACCTCCTCGTCTCTCTTAGCTCTCGACTACTTTGACGAGATGACTGACCTTCTCGACCATCCCGCGTATTGCCTGCGTGTCTTCATGCTGTACTGTGCGGTGTGTCTTAGTGAGGCCTAACGCGCGGCAAGTCGCCCGTTGGTCTTCCGGGCGCCCGATGAGGCTGCGCACTAGCGTAATCTGCAATTTGGCCATCGTGCCTGCCTCCTATCGTAACAAGGACTCTACGGCAACGCCACGCAGCTTAGCTACCTGCTCGGGCGTGCGCAGCGACTGCAGCCCCGACAGAGTTGCCTGTGCCATGTTCATAGCGTTAGATGAGCCCAAAGACTTAGTTAAAATGTCGCGTACACCCGCGAGCTCTAAAATTGCGCGGACAGCGCCGCCGGCAATAACGCCTGTACCGACAGATGCTGGCTTCATCAGGACGCGGCCAGCTCCGGCGACACCGGTTACCTCGTGCGGAATGCTAGTTTCAGCTAAGGGGACAGTGATGAGGTTCTTCTTGCCGTCCTCCGTGGCCTTGCGAATAGCTTCCACAACTTCCTTGGCCTTGCCTAGCCCTACGCCGACGCGACCTTTACCGTCACCGACAGCCACTAAGGCACTAAAGCTTGAGTCGCGACCACCCTTACGGGTCTTGCTGACGCGCTTAACGACGATAACCTTTTCGGTAAGGTCATGTTTGCTCAACTCATTGCGATCCAATTTTCCCCCTCCTTCTGCTGCTAGAACTCAAGCCCGGCTGCGCGCGCAGCGTCAGCTAATGCCGCGACGCGTCCGTGGTAGAGATATCCACCGCGGTCGAAGACGATTCTTGTTAAGCCTTTGGCCAAAGCCTTTTCCGCAACTAATTTGCCCACGGCTTTAGCAGCCTCTACGCCGCCAGCAGAGATGCCCTTGAGTTCGGGACTCAGGGTGGAAGCGCTGACAAGCGTGTGGCCGGTCGTGTCATCTATGACTTGTGCGTACATGTGTCGGGAACTGCGAAAAACATTTAAACGCGGGCGCAAATCTGTCCCTGCGACGGACTTGCGTACACGCAGATGACGAGTCTTACGAATTTTGTTTTTGTCTAGCTGCTGTAACACTGTTGGCTCACTCCTTTCCGTGGCTTAAGGACTATTTCGAGGTCTTGCCAGCCTTGCGTCTAATCTTCTCGCCTACATAGGCAATTCCCTTGCCAAGGTAGGGTTCGGGCTCGCGGACGCCGCGAATGGTTGTAGCCATCTGCCCTACCATCTCCTTGTCATTGCCGGAGACAGTGATAAGCGGGATATTGCCAAACGGCGGCTTGGCGACGATTTCTGCCTTAAACTCGATGCCTGCCGGTGGGTCAATCTCTACCGGGTGGGAGTATCCTACGGTAAGCACGAGCTTTTTGCCCTGCACATTTGCGCGCCAGCCTACGCCGGCGGCCTCAAGCTTCTTCTCGTAACCTTTGGTCACGCCGTCAATCATGTTAGCGATAACGGTGCGGGTCACGCCATGCAGCGAACGGTGTAGCGGGCTGTCGGACAAGCGCGTAACTGTTACCTCGCTCTTACTTACCTCGACATTTACCTCCGGGTGTACGTCACGCGAGAGCGTGCCCCTAGGTCCTGTCACGGTAACCGTCCGGCCGTCCAGATTAACCGCTACTGCGGGCGGTATGACGATAGGTCTCTTGCCGATTCTTGACATGCCAGTCTCTCCTCCCTACCAGACGTAGCAGATGATCTCGCCGCCAAGGTTCTTGACCCTAGCTTGGCGATCG containing:
- the rpmJ gene encoding 50S ribosomal protein L36, whose protein sequence is MKVKPSVRRMCEKCKLIRRKGRVMVICEEPTHKQKQG
- the rplR gene encoding 50S ribosomal protein L18, producing MLQQLDKNKIRKTRHLRVRKSVAGTDLRPRLNVFRSSRHMYAQVIDDTTGHTLVSASTLSPELKGISAGGVEAAKAVGKLVAEKALAKGLTRIVFDRGGYLYHGRVAALADAARAAGLEF
- a CDS encoding adenylate kinase produces the protein MNVILLGAPGAGKGTQASLLVKEFGVPHISTGDMFRQALQAQTPLGLAAKSFMERGELVPDEVTIGIVAERLAAADVAHGFLLDGFPRTLNQASALDEVLAKLGKCLTAVLNIEVPEDELMRRLTGRQVCKACGATYHRVFHPSPEGEKCGLCGGVLYQRADDSEETARARLTVYRKQTAPLIEYYGQRGLLKTVDGLLPIDVVTENMRALLG
- the infA gene encoding translation initiation factor IF-1 → MTKRDDVIEVKGKVTEALPNAMFKVELDNGHRILAHVSGKIRINFIRILPGDSVTVELSPYDLTRGRIIYRHK
- the rplF gene encoding 50S ribosomal protein L6; amino-acid sequence: MSRIGKRPIVIPPAVAVNLDGRTVTVTGPRGTLSRDVHPEVNVEVSKSEVTVTRLSDSPLHRSLHGVTRTVIANMIDGVTKGYEKKLEAAGVGWRANVQGKKLVLTVGYSHPVEIDPPAGIEFKAEIVAKPPFGNIPLITVSGNDKEMVGQMATTIRGVREPEPYLGKGIAYVGEKIRRKAGKTSK
- the rpsE gene encoding 30S ribosomal protein S5; the encoded protein is MDRNELSKHDLTEKVIVVKRVSKTRKGGRDSSFSALVAVGDGKGRVGVGLGKAKEVVEAIRKATEDGKKNLITVPLAETSIPHEVTGVAGAGRVLMKPASVGTGVIAGGAVRAILELAGVRDILTKSLGSSNAMNMAQATLSGLQSLRTPEQVAKLRGVAVESLLR
- the secY gene encoding preprotein translocase subunit SecY, which translates into the protein MLASLRNLWRIEDLRKRIMYTLGIFLIIRFGNFIPVPGADRLAMTQFMEGQGGLFGLLDVISGGALANLSIFTLTIGPYITSSIIVSLLQVIIPSWEALAKEGEEGRKKLNSYTRYGTVILAFVQGYATSVGLANEGALAAGHLSYLLTAISFTAGATVVMWLGEMITEKGIGNGISLVIFANIASQLPGTLTSLIAFLREGTLNIFTVVLLGILTLVVIAGVVWVQEGQRRIPVQYAKRVVGRKMYGGQTTHIPLRVNQAGVIPVIFASSLLMFPQVITQFTRAEWVQGIAEALRFGGWLHNVLYVFLIFVFSYFYTFLQFNPKEMAENMQKHGGAIPGVRPGRTTADFLFRVVNRLTLVGSAFLALIVILPLALSGVVRVNIGIGGTALLIVVGVALETMKQIEGHLVMRNYSGFMK
- the rplO gene encoding 50S ribosomal protein L15; translated protein: MKLHNLQPAEGSRQVRKRVGRGHGSGLGKTSGRGSKGQWARAGGGVRPGFEGGQMPLYRRLPKRGFNNKWKTFFALVNVQDLEVFPAGSVVELESLMAAGLVKNPLDGVKILGMGEITKSLTVRATAFSKSAAEKIAAAGGQVEVI
- the map gene encoding type I methionyl aminopeptidase; translated protein: MIVYKSDREIALMREAGRVVAEALDAVEQAIAPGVTTARLDWLVEELMLKRGARPAFKGYRGYPASICTSINNEVVHGIPSLKTLSDGDIISIDIGAEINGYYGDAARTFPVGAVDEVSARLIKVTAECLEKGILQCVVNRRLTDISYAIQSHAEANGFSVVKEFVGHGIGRAMHEEPQLPNFGRPGRGPRLTPGLVLAIEPMVNTGGSLTQVLADNWTVVTKDGGRSAHFEHTVAITANGPEILTRL
- the rpmD gene encoding 50S ribosomal protein L30, which codes for MAKLQITLVRSLIGRPEDQRATCRALGLTKTHRTVQHEDTQAIRGMVEKVSHLVKVVES